From Camelina sativa cultivar DH55 chromosome 20, Cs, whole genome shotgun sequence, the proteins below share one genomic window:
- the LOC104771392 gene encoding dirigent protein 2-like, producing MLTRVIFLTAVATSILVVLLLALLSPVPDYDPPGSLFSFSLYVQQTHIPSSTYSSRRSSQRIARPRGRGGGGGALIFRRTLTEGPENNSRIVGKAEGFIIPHEDFANSDFNVIYLTLETPEYTGSVSIRSRDMTHKLEEVMEVVGGTGAFAFARGIAMFAEVDDHEEEAVTTYRVKLLLRFPHTSHLDPL from the coding sequence ATGCTAACTAGAGTCATCTTCCTCACCGCAGTCGCCACTTCTATTCTCGTCGTCCTTCTACTCGCTTTACTCTCACCTGTTCCTGATTACGACCCGCCGGGatcactcttctccttctccctctACGTTCAGCAAACACACATACCATCCTCCACCTATTCCTCTCGTCGGTCCAGTCAACGCATAGCCCGTCCCCGcggacgaggaggaggaggaggagcattGATTTTCCGACGTACACTCACGGAAGGACCAGAAAACAATTCTCGGATAGTAGGCAAAGCCGAAGGATTCATAATCCCGCATGAAGACTTTGCTAACTCAGATTTTAACGTAATATACTTGACGTTGGAGACACCCGAGTACACGGGAAGTGTTAGCATTAGGAGCAGAGACATGACGCATAAATTGGAAGAGGTTATGGAGGTAGTAGGAGGGACAGGAGCTTTTGCGTTTGCTCGCGGAATCGCCATGTTTGCTGAGGTTGATGATCATGAGGAAGAAGCTGTAACCACTTATCGTGTTAAGCTTCTGCTTAGATTTCCACATACTTCTCACCTAGATCCACTATAA
- the LOC104771393 gene encoding uncharacterized protein LOC104771393 — protein sequence MFNNNNSVSISVSDEETNDLNRIRARTRRKRKKLSHRTSYELPRYVLRLFVRYWVVLVFLLAVGLLGFESTRIGGIKSSELKHPPDSSGKESPSKKNEGNLNRLDPTTKVIGGVRQRCLKLLPPEELEHLDILERKDSGSPVKRVVYMTDTDSSMGEEKAVRSNETRFNLFTGNQTFAEREDSYQVRETVSVHCGFFNENGGFRISDKDKRFMKTCEVVVSTCAFGGGDNLYEPIGMSKASTQKVCYVAFWDEVTLATQEGEGHKIDENEHIGKWRIVIVKDLPFTDQRLNGKIPKMLAHRLFPDAKYSIWVDSKSQFRRDPLGVLDALLWRTNSVLAISEHGARSSVYDEAKAVVKKHKATPEEVEVQINQYRRDNLPEDKRFNGKKALSEASVIVREHTPLTNLFMCLWFNEVVRFTSRDQLSFPYVLWRLKVLKNINMFPVCTRKDLVNSIGHVRKAKPLD from the exons atgttcaacaacaacaacagcgtCTCGATCTCAGTATCAGACGAAGAGACTAACGATTTGAATCGGATCCGAGCTCGAACCCGACGAAAGCGGAAGAAACTGAGCCACAGAACCAGCTACGAGCTACCTCGTTACGTTCTAAGGCTTTTCGTGAGATACTGGGTGGTTTTGGTGTTTCTTCTCGCAGTTGGATTGCTTGGATTTGAATCCACGAGGATTGGGGGGATCAAATCTAGTGAGCTGAAGCATCCACCAGATTCGAGTGGTAAAGAGAGTCCAAGCAAGAAAAATGAAGGAAACTTGAATCGATTGGATCCGACTACCAAGGTTATAGGTGGTGTTAGACAAC GTTGTTTGAAGCTTCTGCCACCTGAGGAGCTTGAACATCTTGATATATTGGAGCGTAAAGATTCAGGCTCTCCGGTTAAGAGAGTTGTGTATATGACCGATACTGATTCTTCGATGGGGGAAGAGAAAGCTGTTCGTAGTAATGAGACGCGGTTTAATTTATTCACGGGGAACCAGACTTTTGCTGAGAGAGAGGATAGTTATCAG GTAAGGGAAACAGTTTCTGTGCATTGTGGATTTTTCAATGAAAATGGGGGTTTTAGGATTTCGGACAAGGATAAGAGGTTTATGAAGACATGTGAGGTAGTAGTCTCGACGTGTGCGTTTGGTGGTGGTGATAACCTTTATGAGCCTATCGGAATGTCTAAGGCATCAACTCAAAAG GTTTGCTATGTCGCGTTTTGGGATGAAGTTACTCTCGCAACACAAGAAGGAGAGGGTCATAAAATTGATGAGAATGAGCACATTGGAAAGTGGCGTATTGTGATCGTAAAGGATCTGCCTTTTACAGACCAAAGGCTTAATGGGAAGATCCCAAAG atGTTGGCACATCGTCTTTTCCCGGATGCCAAGTACTCGATTTGGGTAGACTCAAAGTCCCAGTTTAGAAGAGACCCACTTGGTGTATTAGATGCTCTTCTTTGGCGAACAAACTCAGTGCTTGCAATTTCAGAACATGGAGCTCGAAGCAGCGTATATGACGAGGCAAAAGCTGTTGTCAAGAAACACAAAGCTACACCTGAAGAAGTTGAAGTTCAGATAAATCAATACCGACGTGACAATCTACCCGAAGATAAAAGATTCAATGGGAAAAAGG CTCTCTCTGAAGCCTCAGTGATTGTGAGGGAACACACCCCATTGACCAATCTATTCATGTGCCTCTGGTTCAATGAAGTTGTCCGCTTCACTTCGCGTGATCAGTTGAGTTTCCCATACGTTCTTTGGCGATTGAAAGTTCTCAAGAACATCAACATGTTCCCTGTGTGTACACGTAAAGATCTCGTCAATAGCATAGGTCATGTGCGCAAGGCAAAACCATTAGATTAG